GCACCCGGCCGTCGTCGTCCCGGCGGGTGAAAACCCCGTCCATACCCAGGGTCATACCCGCCGCCTCGGCCAAAGCCCGCACTTTGGTGCCGGGGAAGGCCTGGCTGGTGGCCACCACATTGATGCCTACCTGAATATCCACATCCGCGCAGAAGCGATCCAGGGCAAAAGCCTGATCCAGGGCCGATTTGCGGGGAGGCAAATCAGCCACGGCCATAAATTCTTCCGCCACCTGGCGCAGAGCCGTGTGGAAGACGGACAGTTCCCCGTCGGACAGGGCGCCGCGCCGGTCGGCCAGCTGCACCCCTACCTGGATGCGCCGGTATTCCACCTCGCTGTCGTCCGCCAGGTGATCCCATTCCCCGGTGCGTTCATTGAAACCGATCCAGGTAATGCGCTTGCCCACCCGCAGCAGGGCGTCCCGCTGGGACTGGAGGAATTGGCAGGCGGGGATGAAATCCACGGTTTCCAAGGAAACGATGTAATCGGATTGGGGGGACAGGAGGGCCGGAGGCACCGGGCCCACGGGCATGGCTGGCGCGCCGGAAACCACGGCCTCGGGCTCAGGGGCAGGCAGATCCGGAATATCCGTCAAATCCTCTTCCACGGAAGGGGCCCGGGAAGCCGCATCCACCAAGGGAGCGGGTGGGGGAGGCGGTGCCAGGGGGGCCTCCTGGGCCGGGGCATGAAAGACGGGGGCCGGTGCCGGCGCCACCGGAGCAACGGGAACGGCGGGAGCCGCCGGGGCCGGGGCGACCCGCGCCCCTTCTCCGTCTTCCCGCACCAGGGGCATGGCCATGGCGGGCGCCGTGGGGGCGGGCTGCATCACCGGTTCCCGGCGTTCTTCCGTTACCGAGGCCACCGGTTCCAGGGCGGGTTCCACCCGTTCCTGGGCGGCGGCGGGTTGGGCCGGGCGCTCGATGAGCCGGGCGTATTCCTCTTCTTCCCCTTCGGGCTGGACCACCGCTTCGCCTCCCTCGCTCAGCAGCACGTCCGTGTGATTGCTGTGGAGCATCTGCTCGGCAATATGCCGATGCTTACGCTCCTGCCACTTGTTATAGGCCAGCACCCCGACCACCGCCACGGTGCCCAGGCCGATTAGCCCCATTTGCAATTCGGTCATGGTTATTCCGATTTTCCTGTTTTTTTTAGGCTACACCTGCTCACGCATGCGCAGCGCCTCTTCAATATCCACTTCCACCACCCGGGAGACCCCCGATTCCTGCATGGTCACACCCACCAGCTGTTCGGCGATCTCCATGGCAATTTTACTGTGGCTAATGTAAAGGAACTGGGTCTGGGATGACATCTTTTTAACCATATCGCAGAAACGCTCCGTATTGGAATCATCCAGGGGCGCATCCACTTCGTCCAGCAGGCAGAACGGCGCCGGATTGAGCTGGAACATGGAAAATACCAAAGCAATCGCAGTCAGGGCCTTTTCCCCACCGGAAAGCAGATGAATGGTGGAGTTTTTCTTGCCCGGCGGCTGGGCCATGACCTGGACTCCGGCGTCCAGGATTTCGTCCCCGGTCATATTCAGCCGGGCTTCCCCGCCGCCGAAAAGGGTGGGGAAAAGCTGGCCGAAATGGCGATTCACCGTCTCGAAGGTAACTTGCAGTAATTCCCGGGTTTCCCGGTCAATGCGCCGGATGGCGTTTTCCAGGGTTTCCATGGCCGTAGTCAAATCCTCGGCCTGGGCATCCAGGAATTCCTTACGCTGGGTGGCGCTGTCCAGTTCCTCCAGGGCCGCCAGATTGACCGCCCCCAGTTCCAGAATGGCCTTCTGCAAATGGCCGATGGAGGGCTGGAGGCTGGTGGTTCGGGCGTTTTCCAGGAAGGGGGTCAGGGCTGCCTCGTCCGCCCCCACTTCCAGGAGTTGGGCGGCGAGCTGTTCCACATTGAGGGCGGCGGCCTGTTCCTTGAGCTTCAATTCGCCGATCTTGTCCCGCAGGGGATTGAGCCCCTGCTCCACCTTGAGCCGTTGTTCTTCCAGGGCCCGCAGACCCTGGGTCGCCGTTTCCAGGGCATCCCGGCAGGCGGCCAGGGCCTTTTCCCGGGCCACCCGCAAATCCAGGGCCTCCTGGAGCTGGGGCGCCAGGGCGTCTTCCCGCAGGTGTTCCAGGCTGGCCCGGCAGCGGGCCATATCCTCCGCCACCCGGCGCCCCTGGCGCTCGGCCAAGTCCCGGCTGGCGGCGATTTCCTGGAGTTTGCTGGCGCATTCCCGCTGGGAAAATTCCGCTTCCCGCAGTTCCCGCTCCACCTGGGCCAGGGCTTCCCGCTCTTCCCGCAGGGCCCGGTCCGTGTCTTCCAGGCGGCGCTTGGCGTCCAGCAAATCCCCCTGCATTTCGTCCAGGGTGGCCCGGTGCTCGGCCACCGCCTCTTCGGCGGCGAAGGCCTGCTCCCGCTCCCCTTCCTCTTCCCCGGCCAGGTCGGCCCGGGCATTTTCGATCTGCTCCCGCCGCTCCCGGAAGCGCTCCATCAACTGGCCCAGCTTCAGGGTTTCCATTTGCAGGTTGTGAATCTGGTTCTGGGCGTCCTGGATCTGGCGCCGGGCGCCCTGGATCAGGGCCTGCTGGGCCCCCACCTGGTCGTCCGCGGTCCCCAGCCGTTCCCGGATTTCCTCCACGGTGGCCTGATGCCGGGCCAAGGTTTCCCCCAGGCTATCGATTTCCCGCTGACGTTCCAGAAGGCCGTGTTCCGTGGCATCCGGGGCAAACAAAAAGAGGCCGTGGCGGCTCACCAGATGGCCTCCCGGGCAGGCCAGGAGGGCGGCTTCCGCCAGTTCTCCGCGCCGGGCCAGGGCCCCTTCCAGACTATCGCAGCAGCCCACCCCCGCCAGCCATTCGGCCAGCACCGGGCCCCAGGCCGGATCGGTGCAGCCCACCTTGGCCAGCAGGCTGTCCGGCGCCGCGGCCGCCGGGGAAGCCGGGGCTTCCGTTCCCAGCCTGAAGGCGCATTTGGCCGGCGGACGGCCTTCTGCCAGGGCCCGGGTCAGGGCCGCCAGCTGGCCTTCGTCCGCCGCCAGGGCGTTGAGACGCTCCCGCAGCACGGCTTCCACCGCCTCTTCCCAGCCCGGCGCCACCTGGAGCCGCTTCCACAGGGGCACCCCGTCCCCCAGGCCCTGGCGGCGCAGCCATTCCCCCACCTTGCCGCCCCCCTGGACCCGCTGTTGCAACTGTTCCAAGGCCGCCCGCCGGGCTTGCACGGTGCCCGCCTCGTTGCGGGCCTGCTGCAAGCGTTCCTGCAATTCCCGCCGGGCCCCTTCCTGGCGCACCAGTTCCTGCTGGGCGGCGGCCAGCTGTTCCTGGGCTTCGGCCAGGGTTTCCTTTTGCAGGGTCAGGGCTTCCTGCTTTTCTTCCAGTTCCTGGTCGTCCGGCGCCTGGAGGTTGGCCAGCTCCTGATCCAGCCGTTCCCGCCGCTGGGCGATGATCTGGAGACTGCGCTGGGCGTGGGCCCGGTGGGCCTGCTGCACCTGGAGCTGTTGTTCCACCTGAGCCATGCGGCCCCGCTGGACGTTCAGGGCTTCCTGGGCCTGCTGCTGGGTCTCTTCCGCCTGGGGCAGGCGCTCCTGGCGGGTTTCCAGCTTCAGTCCGGTCTGTTCCACCCGGGCATCGGCCAGGAGAGCCAGTTCCTGCCAGCGTTCCTGATCTTCCCCATGCTGCTCGGCCTGGCCCTGCCACTGGCGGGCTTCTTCCGTCAGTTGGATGAGACGGGCTTCCTGCTCAGCCCGGGATTCGGTCTGGTGCCGCAGTTCCGTTTCCAGCCGGGCCACATCCGCATTGGTGGTGTAAAGCTCGCTCTGGGCCTGATGGAGGGCGTCGCTGGCGGCAAAGTGGGCTTCCCGGGTTTCTTCCAAACGGGCTTCCGTCTCCCGCAGCACGGCGGTCTGGGCTTCCAGATCCACCACCCCTTTTTCGATTTCCCGGGCCGCCCGTTCTTGCTCGGCCCGGGCGTCATTGCGCCGCAACAGCCAGAGCAGTTGCTGCTTGTGGGTCAGCTCTTCATTGAGTTCGTGGTATTTCCGGGCCACCGCCGCCTGGGCCCCCAGGCGTTCGATCTGCCCGCCCAGTTCCTGGCGGATATCCTCCACCCGAGCCAGATTGTCCCGGGTATCCGCCAGCCGGCCTTCCGTTTCCTTGCGCCGTTCCTTGTAACGGCTCACTCCGGCGGCTTCTTCCAGGAACACCCGCAGTTCCTCGGGCTTGGCCTCGATAATCCGGGAAATCATGCCCTGGCCGATGATGGCGTAGGCTCGGGGGCCCAGGCCGGTACCCAGGAACAGGTCGGTAATGTCCTTGCGGCGCACCCGCAGATTATTGATGTAGTAATCGGACTGGCCGTTGCGGGTCAGCACCCGCTTCACCGACAGCTCGGTGTATTGGCTCCACTGGCCCGCCGCCCGGCCCAGGGAATTGTCGAACACCAGTTCCACGGAGGCCCGGGACACGGGCTTGCGCTGGGCGGAACCGTTGAAAATCACGTCCTGCATGGACTCGCCCCGCAGTTCCGAGGCTTTGGATTCCCCCAGCACCCAGCGCACCGCGTCCATGATGTTGGACTTGCCGCAGCCATTGGGCCCCACCACCCCCACCAATTGCCCGGGCAGGGACACATTGGTGGGATCCACGAAGGATTTGAAGCCGGCAATCTTGAGCTTGGTCAGGCGCATCGGGGATCAGG
This sequence is a window from Azospira inquinata. Protein-coding genes within it:
- a CDS encoding cell division protein ZipA C-terminal FtsZ-binding domain-containing protein yields the protein MTELQMGLIGLGTVAVVGVLAYNKWQERKHRHIAEQMLHSNHTDVLLSEGGEAVVQPEGEEEEYARLIERPAQPAAAQERVEPALEPVASVTEERREPVMQPAPTAPAMAMPLVREDGEGARVAPAPAAPAVPVAPVAPAPAPVFHAPAQEAPLAPPPPPAPLVDAASRAPSVEEDLTDIPDLPAPEPEAVVSGAPAMPVGPVPPALLSPQSDYIVSLETVDFIPACQFLQSQRDALLRVGKRITWIGFNERTGEWDHLADDSEVEYRRIQVGVQLADRRGALSDGELSVFHTALRQVAEEFMAVADLPPRKSALDQAFALDRFCADVDIQVGINVVATSQAFPGTKVRALAEAAGMTLGMDGVFTRRDDDGRVLYTLSNQGATPFSLESMKTTLVQGMTFLLDVPQVPNGDRVFNQMAEQARRFADTLHGVVVDDNRQPLTEPQLEPIRRQIGQYQGTMAKHGLTAGGSLALRLFS
- the smc gene encoding chromosome segregation protein SMC — its product is MRLTKLKIAGFKSFVDPTNVSLPGQLVGVVGPNGCGKSNIMDAVRWVLGESKASELRGESMQDVIFNGSAQRKPVSRASVELVFDNSLGRAAGQWSQYTELSVKRVLTRNGQSDYYINNLRVRRKDITDLFLGTGLGPRAYAIIGQGMISRIIEAKPEELRVFLEEAAGVSRYKERRKETEGRLADTRDNLARVEDIRQELGGQIERLGAQAAVARKYHELNEELTHKQQLLWLLRRNDARAEQERAAREIEKGVVDLEAQTAVLRETEARLEETREAHFAASDALHQAQSELYTTNADVARLETELRHQTESRAEQEARLIQLTEEARQWQGQAEQHGEDQERWQELALLADARVEQTGLKLETRQERLPQAEETQQQAQEALNVQRGRMAQVEQQLQVQQAHRAHAQRSLQIIAQRRERLDQELANLQAPDDQELEEKQEALTLQKETLAEAQEQLAAAQQELVRQEGARRELQERLQQARNEAGTVQARRAALEQLQQRVQGGGKVGEWLRRQGLGDGVPLWKRLQVAPGWEEAVEAVLRERLNALAADEGQLAALTRALAEGRPPAKCAFRLGTEAPASPAAAAPDSLLAKVGCTDPAWGPVLAEWLAGVGCCDSLEGALARRGELAEAALLACPGGHLVSRHGLFLFAPDATEHGLLERQREIDSLGETLARHQATVEEIRERLGTADDQVGAQQALIQGARRQIQDAQNQIHNLQMETLKLGQLMERFRERREQIENARADLAGEEEGEREQAFAAEEAVAEHRATLDEMQGDLLDAKRRLEDTDRALREEREALAQVERELREAEFSQRECASKLQEIAASRDLAERQGRRVAEDMARCRASLEHLREDALAPQLQEALDLRVAREKALAACRDALETATQGLRALEEQRLKVEQGLNPLRDKIGELKLKEQAAALNVEQLAAQLLEVGADEAALTPFLENARTTSLQPSIGHLQKAILELGAVNLAALEELDSATQRKEFLDAQAEDLTTAMETLENAIRRIDRETRELLQVTFETVNRHFGQLFPTLFGGGEARLNMTGDEILDAGVQVMAQPPGKKNSTIHLLSGGEKALTAIALVFSMFQLNPAPFCLLDEVDAPLDDSNTERFCDMVKKMSSQTQFLYISHSKIAMEIAEQLVGVTMQESGVSRVVEVDIEEALRMREQV